The proteins below come from a single Chondrinema litorale genomic window:
- a CDS encoding HEAT repeat domain-containing protein: MTRKQEKLIEQYELGEISLELLLGKFGVDLEEDSEYVLSQITKTINKQDPEKLDFAIQLIWISGNYKRYLNILNQLMIIPHHWRHQEITKTIQDIGDPSSVPYIRKALESNFDFLEYTASESSAIAKWFSWALYKIGTKEAIELIREYTQSADLGIRKEMIYRLKKYNNNE; this comes from the coding sequence ATGACAAGAAAACAAGAGAAATTGATTGAACAGTATGAGTTAGGAGAAATTTCTCTTGAACTCCTTTTGGGAAAATTTGGGGTAGATTTGGAAGAAGACTCCGAATATGTATTATCTCAAATAACTAAAACTATTAATAAACAAGATCCTGAAAAACTAGATTTTGCGATTCAGTTAATTTGGATTTCCGGCAATTATAAAAGATACCTTAATATTTTGAATCAGTTAATGATTATACCTCATCATTGGCGCCATCAGGAAATTACAAAAACGATCCAAGACATAGGGGATCCAAGTAGTGTGCCTTACATTAGGAAAGCACTTGAATCGAATTTTGATTTTTTGGAATACACTGCTTCTGAATCTAGTGCAATTGCAAAGTGGTTTAGTTGGGCTCTGTATAAAATTGGTACCAAAGAGGCTATTGAACTAATTCGAGAATATACTCAGTCTGCCGATTTAGGAATTCGTAAAGAGATGATCTATCGACTAAAGAAATATAATAACAATGAATAA
- a CDS encoding DUF7638 domain-containing protein — protein MNFNLPKTYRSKIIEGVSIPGIIKNGTYFFVDLEVYEDGRVECWNFEDFEHFKKDVQRGWVSVSIPNGSEISIHSLGSWTINEGSWNYDKDSFIDYVWSIVKQLNPNLTNLYTYSEKKVNGIRIGESGKGKTYKEKKRVPNDPFPERIKGEGINLFLLDANSEYHLVRFDIYREDSIIVNRFEEPFELTLAQFEEMISEGKVLSELPIGAQVHILGLGKFKIQEENYSEKISEKLLEVKDTIRVLRGEPSNLDVCREVYKQYMDNPTETLKEKLKEVYENIPEHERMYVGDMDVKDTEVRMIIYGEQEIENWSHYQVAKQMGDKLPSINIPKPKKE, from the coding sequence ATGAATTTCAATCTTCCTAAAACTTATCGGAGTAAAATAATTGAAGGTGTATCAATACCAGGAATTATAAAAAATGGGACATATTTTTTTGTTGATCTAGAGGTCTACGAGGATGGTCGAGTAGAGTGTTGGAACTTCGAAGATTTTGAACACTTTAAAAAGGATGTGCAAAGAGGTTGGGTATCTGTAAGTATTCCTAATGGTAGTGAAATTTCAATTCATAGTCTTGGGAGCTGGACTATAAATGAAGGTTCATGGAATTATGACAAGGATTCATTTATAGACTACGTGTGGTCAATCGTGAAACAACTGAACCCAAATCTTACTAATCTTTATACTTATTCAGAAAAGAAAGTGAATGGTATTAGGATTGGTGAAAGCGGAAAAGGTAAAACCTATAAAGAAAAGAAGCGAGTACCCAACGATCCGTTTCCTGAGAGAATTAAAGGTGAAGGAATAAACCTTTTTTTGTTGGATGCCAACAGTGAATATCATTTAGTAAGATTTGATATTTATAGAGAAGATTCAATTATAGTTAACCGATTTGAAGAACCTTTTGAGCTAACATTAGCTCAATTTGAAGAAATGATTTCTGAAGGCAAAGTTTTATCTGAATTACCTATTGGAGCACAGGTGCATATTTTGGGATTGGGGAAATTCAAGATTCAGGAAGAAAATTACTCCGAAAAGATTTCAGAAAAGCTTCTTGAGGTGAAGGATACAATTAGGGTATTAAGAGGTGAGCCTTCAAATCTTGATGTATGCAGAGAGGTATATAAACAGTATATGGATAATCCAACAGAAACATTGAAAGAGAAATTAAAAGAAGTTTATGAAAATATTCCTGAACATGAAAGAATGTATGTTGGTGATATGGATGTAAAGGATACAGAAGTTAGAATGATTATCTATGGGGAGCAGGAAATAGAAAATTGGTCGCATTACCAAGTTGCAAAGCAAATGGGAGACAAGCTTCCATCTATTAACATCCCAAAACCGAAAAAAGAATAA
- a CDS encoding SMI1/KNR4 family protein, with translation MKTYQNIESFEKKVDYFPTAQEESEVKELFLSKNFKAPSSYIDFIKSYGAISIMSDVYAVGVSEIPRITIENNYTPIGRFLKWDDSHNSISEILKMYDDQFPANFIPFIEGCLGDYIGFLINKNGTYTINYWFHEELLLQITHLVSNDFMSFIESIIEHFIDYDKGVIKDITHTPSPKMIELLKKTGKWKGE, from the coding sequence ATGAAGACTTATCAGAACATAGAATCTTTTGAAAAAAAGGTTGATTATTTTCCTACTGCTCAAGAAGAAAGTGAGGTAAAAGAGTTATTCTTGTCTAAAAACTTTAAGGCTCCAAGTTCATACATTGATTTTATAAAATCTTATGGAGCTATATCGATAATGTCTGATGTTTATGCTGTTGGTGTTTCAGAAATACCCAGAATCACGATTGAAAATAATTATACTCCAATTGGCAGATTTTTAAAATGGGATGATTCTCACAACTCAATAAGTGAAATCTTAAAAATGTATGATGACCAGTTTCCAGCTAATTTTATCCCTTTCATCGAAGGTTGTTTAGGTGATTACATAGGATTTTTAATTAATAAAAATGGTACATACACCATTAATTATTGGTTTCATGAGGAGTTGCTATTGCAAATTACGCATTTGGTATCGAACGATTTTATGTCGTTTATAGAGTCAATAATTGAACATTTTATTGATTATGACAAAGGTGTTATTAAAGATATAACACATACTCCATCTCCAAAGATGATTGAATTATTAAAGAAAACCGGAAAATGGAAAGGTGAATAA
- a CDS encoding CPBP family intramembrane glutamic endopeptidase: MVGILVILGISWLLLHYLEKENLLVLGFYPIKKSLLQFVIGVGFIFLLKIIFIYLDTQVNSISWRINSPINYFSIFSALWYHLKSALTEDLIFRGVLLYILIKRIGMQKAILVSAVAFGIYHWISYGIIGSSIILLLYVLITTGFTGYVWAYTFAKTKSIMMPLGFHLGWNFITTLFYDSQPYGYLIFQESAKIELLEPYNTYYSIFIGLAPSLLTLIFIKTLIALKQNRGYNIKKNHNNL, encoded by the coding sequence ATGGTTGGGATTTTAGTTATTCTTGGCATTTCTTGGTTATTACTTCATTATTTAGAAAAAGAAAACCTGCTTGTTTTAGGTTTTTACCCAATCAAAAAAAGCTTATTGCAATTTGTAATAGGAGTTGGTTTTATTTTTCTTCTTAAAATTATATTCATCTATTTAGATACTCAGGTTAATTCAATTTCTTGGAGAATTAATTCACCTATAAATTACTTTTCGATTTTTAGCGCACTTTGGTATCACTTAAAATCAGCTTTAACCGAAGATCTTATATTTAGAGGTGTACTATTATATATACTGATTAAAAGAATAGGAATGCAAAAAGCAATTCTTGTTTCCGCAGTAGCTTTTGGGATTTATCATTGGATATCTTATGGAATTATAGGTTCAAGTATTATCCTCTTGTTATATGTACTTATTACTACTGGTTTTACCGGATATGTTTGGGCTTATACATTTGCAAAAACTAAATCGATAATGATGCCTTTAGGTTTCCATTTAGGTTGGAATTTTATAACCACACTATTTTATGACTCCCAACCTTATGGATATTTGATATTTCAAGAAAGCGCAAAAATTGAATTGTTGGAGCCATATAATACATATTATTCCATATTTATCGGATTAGCACCTTCCTTATTGACCCTTATTTTTATAAAAACACTAATCGCCTTAAAGCAAAATAGAGGATACAACATTAAAAAAAATCACAACAATCTTTAG